Within the Kribbella aluminosa genome, the region GGCCCGCCGGTACGCCGTCGACGTGGATGCGGAACTCGTGCGGCTTGCCGTCGGTCAGCAGGCCTGCGAATGGCGTGAGGTCGTACGTCAACGGCTTGATGTCGAACGCGCGCGGCGCGGGGGATGGGCGCCACTCGTACGGGTTCGACCAGCCGCCGGTGTAGATGTACGGGTACGGCAGGGCGATGCCGGCGAGCTTCCCGTCGATGCTCACGTCGACCTCGCGGTACGGCGAGCCGTCGGGGCAGGAGTACCCGGTCGCGGCCGGTGCGGACGTGTCCCAGAACTCCTCGCAGCCGCCGCCCGATCCGGTGACGTAGACCTCGCCGAGGACGCGGGTCGTGTTCCGGGGGAGGGTCGCCGTACCTCGGAGGTCGGCGTCCTCGCGGGTCTGGTCCTGCAGCGGCAGTACTTCGTCCGCGGTCCGGGCTGCCGGGGTGCGGCGGTCGGTGGTGTAGAAGTCCAGCGTGACCCGGATGTCGAGGACGCCGGTGTAGGTGCCGTCGACGACGTTGCCGAGCTCCATGACGACGGGTTGCGTCGTCCGCAGCAGCGGGATGTACGACGTGACGTCCTTCTCGACGTTCCACTCGATGCCGTCGGTGCTCGGCTCCGGCGTCGAGGTCCGGAACACGCCGACGCCGCCGATCGTGAGGTGACCGAGGCGGTCGTACTGCACGCCCTGCACCGCGCCGTGCATCCGTAGCACGACCTTCGACCACGGACCTTGGCAGTCGGCGAGCGGCGTGTAGGTCGACCGGTACGGGTCGAAGTCGCGGAACTGATTGTTGACAATCTGCACTTCACAGTGCCGGGTGTGCGGGACCGCGACGGCCGGCGCGGGTGTCCGCGGGTCGTCGTAGTCCGAGCCGAACTCGGCCGGCGGGGCGGCCGCGCGGGCCGGAACGCCGATCGCCAGCAGGAGGACGGATAGTGAGGCGGTTACCACCGACCGTATGCGCATGTTGCGGAAACGTAATGGAGAAGGTTCGGGTGGGCAAGCGAGTGGC harbors:
- a CDS encoding peptide-N4-asparagine amidase, producing the protein MRIRSVVTASLSVLLLAIGVPARAAAPPAEFGSDYDDPRTPAPAVAVPHTRHCEVQIVNNQFRDFDPYRSTYTPLADCQGPWSKVVLRMHGAVQGVQYDRLGHLTIGGVGVFRTSTPEPSTDGIEWNVEKDVTSYIPLLRTTQPVVMELGNVVDGTYTGVLDIRVTLDFYTTDRRTPAARTADEVLPLQDQTREDADLRGTATLPRNTTRVLGEVYVTGSGGGCEEFWDTSAPAATGYSCPDGSPYREVDVSIDGKLAGIALPYPYIYTGGWSNPYEWRPSPAPRAFDIKPLTYDLTPFAGLLTDGKPHEFRIHVDGVPAGQSGWFTVPNLHVWTDAHRTQTTGALTSYTVGPLAKTDDVTGAPNAAGSVNTTAARNLTISGYVDTSAGRIRTTVRRALTNVSKHTWDAGESHDALDADWRDTATTISNGRVERTDLGYGKHGVLTFLPNATIPGGYDVVTDLKIYDTIRTPRLTTTETYDGRASWIYGVPRDQRHATGTQTVHFRATGHGCFDHTLTAVNGVYTKDFYRC